CCCCGTAACAATAAATCCGCGAGTACTGTTATTTACCGATTTTCTTTTATCTGGATGAGTTTCATTTACCATTTCTAATAAATCAGCTCGTGATTTTATGAATTCTTTGAAATCTTCAAAGGTGTGCCTTTCTCCATTCTTTTTAAAACTTTCCCATTCACGTAGGGTTATTGAATCGAGTTTAGTTGAGATTAAATATATAAGTAGTGTACCCCATTCACTAGTTGGTTGGTTTAATTGCTCAAGAGCCCTCAAATTCTTtgtaataatatctaataatttGCGAAGAGATACAGCTGATTCTTTAACGACCGGTTCACAATTGAATAGAGATTTAACGTGATTATGTATTAACAGCTGGTCGTTATCGTACCGTTCAGAAAGTGCCTTCCAAGCCACGTCATAATTAGCGGTGGAAATTTCCAACGACTGAATAATATCAGTTGCCACACCTTCCAAAGACGCCCGtaaataatgaaatttttgtatAGGACTTATATTGTTATTTTCGTGAATTAGACTTTTATAGGTGTCCCTAAATTCGAGCCACGTCTGATATGAACCGGAAAATTTAGGTAAATTTATTGTCGGTAATTTTATTGCCGTGCCTTGATCAAAGTTTTGAATTTGTGAATTGTTAAGGGAAGAACTAGATACATCGACGGTTtcaaaatctaaaataatttttctgcCTTTAGCTATATAAGTATAATATGTCGTTTCAAACGTTTCCCTTTCTATTAACTGGATTTGAAACTCTTCTTCGTCTTCCGTATCTAATTCGATTCGCGATTGTATTATTTCAAATTCCGATTTAAGCGATTCTATGTCTAAAAGCCGCGCTTTTAATTGAATTATTTCTAACTCACTAATTTCTTTTTCGGATAATGTATtcagatatttaataaaaattgttagtTTACTTTTAAGCACACCTCGTTTTTTAGTATCAGACATTATGATTAACTTAAATTGTTACAAATCGAAGCAGTAAAAAACTATAGACTATATAAAGAAAAGTTTaaggaaagtgattgaaaaggaaCTCACATTTATTGAACTTGTAGATAACTTCAACTTCTGGTTGCACCAATGTGTTGTCTCTTCCACTGGGCCGGTAAATTTACACAACCGGGAACGAACACTATTGTTTAACTAACCGTTACGAAATTTTCCACTGAGTCCTGTTATAGACCGggatttaacactattttttttttacgAATTAGTTAACCACGCTCTGCTACCAatgttttttattgattattaaCACTTTTTGTCTTGGGTAATTGGTGCAGGAAATGAATTAGAAATGACTTACAAGCTCAACAAAAACGTGCCTTTTTATTTCCACGTGTTCTTAATGCAACGGCTTGTACATGACTCTCGCGCATCGATCGAACAACAATGCTCGATCGAAGCGACCTCGCCCAAAAATGCCCAATGTTGGCAGAAAGAAACGTTGCCAGATCgatttgaaaattaaaacaaaatagaaattattaGAGAATATGAACAAATACAATAAACACAATATTCATACAATTACTGTAttcgaatcagaaatgaaacaaaatctttagtcagacaaataaaaaggaaatactagCAGAGCTTCTCAACGCAGATAAAACACCACTTCTACAAAACAGAAAGAGacgaacgaactaataaaaacaacaCA
The genomic region above belongs to Diabrotica undecimpunctata isolate CICGRU chromosome 8, icDiaUnde3, whole genome shotgun sequence and contains:
- the LOC140448869 gene encoding uncharacterized protein, with the translated sequence MSDTKKRGVLKSKLTIFIKYLNTLSEKEISELEIIQLKARLLDIESLKSEFEIIQSRIELDTEDEEEFQIQLIERETFETTYYTYIAKGRKIILDFETVDVSSSSLNNSQIQNFDQGTAIKLPTINLPKFSGSYQTWLEFRDTYKSLIHENNNISPIQKFHYLRASLEGVATDIIQSLEISTANYDVAWKALSERYDNDQLLIHNHVKSLFNCEPVVKESAVSLRKLLDIITKNLRALEQLNQPTSEWGTLLIYLISTKLDSITLREWESFKKNGERHTFEDFKEFIKSRADLLEMVNETHPDKRKSVNNSTRGFIVTGGERNAPKCVFCKKEHYIQNCNDFLKLTIRDRIDKARFMKLCINCLKGGHTSKFCRRGNCTKCGSKHNTLLHLEQRNVNSQSNYPTQNSAIVDCAPAQSTEVALSAYSSIEHVFLSTVLVQLFDKYNRSHTVRALLDSGAQSSFISKDLFNGLHLENIPTDIIVTGINGISTNITAKCELQVQAIHNAFQFKNHFFVIDKISHHLPVSDVNVADLKIPSHLKLADPSFFKSDKI